One window of Mauremys reevesii isolate NIE-2019 linkage group 4, ASM1616193v1, whole genome shotgun sequence genomic DNA carries:
- the SLC39A13 gene encoding zinc transporter ZIP13, translated as MRGQRFLLHGMLALFLLSIPCEAQELQVDKATTGSSPLCEKEANSWGTLFSGERLDAWIFSLIGSVMVGLSGVFPLLVVPLETGAALRSEVGSNRLKQLLSFAIGGLLGNVFLHLLPEAWAYTCSATAGGGQSLQQQKLLGLWVIIGFLTFLALEKMFLESEKQEWPSVGNNSKAPSGRIPNGNSFSLQKVAGTVQRAETNITQCNGSSLSSCPRDRRIKISGYLNLLANTIDNFTHGLAVAASFLVSRKVGLLTTMAILLHEIPHEVGDFAILLRAGFDRWSAAKMQLFTALGGILGTCFAICSQSPKGTGETVAWILPFTSGGFLYIALVNVVPDLLEEKNPWNSLQQILLLCTGITVMVLLSLTTE; from the exons ATGAGAGGGCAAAGGTTTCTGCTACATGGGATGCTTGCCTTGTTTCTGCTCAGCATCCCCTGTGAAGCCCAGGAGCTCCAAGTGGACAAGGCCACCACCGGTTCCAGTCCTCTGTGTGAGAAAGAGGCCAACTCCTGGGGAACTCTGTTCAGTGGGGAGCGACTGGATGCTTGGATCTTTTCTCTGATTGGCTCAGTTATGGTGGGGCTGAGTGGAGTCTTCCCCCTGCTGGTAGTTCCCCTTGAGACAGGAGCTGCTCTGCGATCAGAAG tgggATCCAATCGTTTGAAGCAGCTGTTGAGTTTTGCAATTGGTGGGCTTCTGGGGAACGtattcctccacctcctccctgaggctTGGGCCTACACCTGCAGCGCCACTGCAG GAGGTGGGCAGAGCTTGCAGCAGCAGAAGCTTCTTGGCCTCTGGGTGATTATTGGCTTCCTGACCTTCCTGGCATTGGAGAAGATGTTCCTAGAGAGTGAGAAGCAAGAATGGCCTAGTGTG GGCAATAATTCCAAAGCACCTTCCGGAAGGATTCCAAATGGAAACAGCTTCTCCCTGCAGAAAGTAGCAGGCACAGTCCAAAGAGCAGAGACAAACATCACTCAGTGTAATGGCTCCTCTCTCTCGTCTTGCCCACGAGACCGAAGAAtcaag ATCAGTGGATACCTTAACCTGTTGGCCAATACCATTGATAACTTCACACATGGCCTGGCGGTGGCAGCCAGTTTCCTGGTTAGCAGAAAG GTTGGGCTCCTAACCACCATGGCAATCCTACTGCATGAAATCCCACATGAG GTAGGAGACTTCGCCATCCTGCTCCGGGCTGGGTTTGACCGCTGGAGTGCAGCCAAGATGCAGCTTTTCACAGCTCTGGGTGGAATTCTAGGAACCTGCTTTGCAATCTGTTCTCAGTCGCCTAAAGGGACAG GGGAAACTGTAGCTTGGATTCTCCCATTCACCTCCGGGGGGTTCCTGTACATCGCCTTGGTAAACGTTGTGCCTGACCTCCTAGAGGAGAAGAATCCCTG GAACTCCCTGCAGCAGATCCTTCTCCTGTGCACAGGCATTACAGTCATGGTGCTGCTCTCACTCACTACAGAATGA